Sequence from the Sanguibacter keddieii DSM 10542 genome:
CTCGCCGGAGGGCTGCTGTCCCGCGGCGCCGTGCTGCGTGCGGCCTACGCGCACTTCCTGTTCCTCGTGGGCAGCGCCGACGCGGACCAGACCGAGCGGATGCGCGCGCACCTGTCGTCCATGGTGACCGGCTGGCCGGTCGAGCAGGTCTCATCGATCGTGGCCGAGACCCTGCACGAGCTCATCGACCCCTACGTGTACTCCGAGGCGGTCGAGCTCATCGCGCAGCACCGTGCCGCCGGTCGCGACGTGGTGGTCGTGTCTGCCTCGGGCGCCGAGCTCGTCGAGCCGATCGCCGCGATGCTCGGCGCCGACCACGCGGTCTCGACCCGCATGGAGGTCGTCGACGGTCGGTACACGGGTGGGATCGACTTCTACGCCTACGGGGACAACAAGGCCGCGGAGATCTACCGGCTCGCCGCGGAGTACGGCTACGACCTCGACGGT
This genomic interval carries:
- a CDS encoding HAD family hydrolase translates to MTSPSAPDRPVRRPAGRRTAAFFDLDKTIIATSSTAAFSRPFLAGGLLSRGAVLRAAYAHFLFLVGSADADQTERMRAHLSSMVTGWPVEQVSSIVAETLHELIDPYVYSEAVELIAQHRAAGRDVVVVSASGAELVEPIAAMLGADHAVSTRMEVVDGRYTGGIDFYAYGDNKAAEIYRLAAEYGYDLDGSYAYSDSITDAPMLDSVGHGFAVNPDRTLRRLAAEEGWGVLTFNRPVALRRAISPRASVAAGAAVLVGTGAALVLWRALRRRGA